The following proteins are encoded in a genomic region of Streptomyces lunaelactis:
- a CDS encoding DPP IV N-terminal domain-containing protein, whose translation MLFKRVVLAVGIVVAAGLPTAGTAAAEQGTAAGLITATGYSSGSPALVSLDPVSGDVIRTFAQNAEDGVLSPKGSTVAYIQRDDTCIPQTEGCMYARNLVVADGDGSDQHVLVRGIAPETNEAPYVGHPDWSPDGKRIVYDSPRGMEWIKSDGTGQEVLTTTGGAGTFSPDGQSIAFVRTTTYETADGWEYGRDVWVMDIATRQVHQISTARNARSTPVDWSPDGQRIVYVTENGLNAVHVATGAVTELQSSWTTPLSSVQGPVFSPDGTQIAFSAMDDFDYTHSTYVVDAADGKNLQVLTDQAVTPTDWLSR comes from the coding sequence GTGCTTTTCAAACGCGTCGTGCTGGCCGTAGGGATCGTCGTCGCTGCTGGTCTGCCGACAGCAGGGACCGCCGCGGCGGAGCAGGGGACGGCGGCCGGCCTGATCACCGCCACTGGCTATTCCTCCGGCTCTCCCGCTCTGGTCTCGCTCGACCCCGTGAGCGGCGACGTCATCCGGACCTTCGCGCAGAACGCCGAGGACGGCGTCCTCTCTCCGAAGGGCTCCACCGTGGCATACATCCAGCGCGACGACACCTGCATTCCCCAGACCGAAGGCTGTATGTACGCCCGGAACCTGGTGGTCGCCGACGGCGATGGCAGTGACCAGCACGTTCTGGTCCGGGGTATCGCGCCCGAAACCAATGAGGCCCCGTACGTCGGGCACCCCGACTGGTCCCCGGACGGCAAGCGGATCGTCTACGACAGCCCGCGCGGTATGGAGTGGATCAAGAGCGACGGCACGGGACAGGAGGTGCTCACGACAACCGGCGGCGCAGGCACCTTCTCGCCCGACGGCCAGAGCATCGCCTTCGTGAGGACCACCACGTACGAGACGGCCGACGGCTGGGAGTACGGCAGGGACGTCTGGGTCATGGACATCGCCACCCGGCAGGTGCACCAGATCAGCACCGCTCGCAACGCGCGGTCCACGCCCGTCGACTGGTCCCCCGACGGGCAGCGCATCGTCTACGTCACCGAGAACGGCCTGAACGCCGTCCACGTGGCGACCGGCGCCGTCACCGAGCTGCAGAGCAGCTGGACGACCCCCCTCAGCAGCGTCCAGGGCCCCGTCTTCTCGCCCGATGGCACCCAAATCGCCTTCTCCGCCATGGACGACTTCGACTACACCCACAGCACCTACGTCGTCGACGCCGCCGACGGAAAGAACCTCCAGGTCCTAACGGACCAGGCTGTGACCCCCACCGACTGGCTGAGCAGGTAG
- a CDS encoding HNH endonuclease encodes MRKGAISRDGVLKAMAEYDELGRDRFLSEYGYKPATGYLLLHEDRTYDSKAIAGVAHKFDQGRVLRPDELIGGRSHAARWLARLGFVIRSSRSPDWTRDEIILACDLAMANGWKRLEFDDPRVIELSAQLQTMPIHPEELRNELFRNPNGVARKTVDITSRHPGYRGKPTNGNALDVEVMNDFLARPAEMAEVAQRIRHGLTAGEFQDLPSEAEEEDDYSAPEGRLLIGRHRSRERDKGLRKRKIDAVLRQGRQLACEACGFDFEQVYGDRGSGYIECHHVVPLHEAGEGRTKLSDLALICANCHRMIHRRAPWPTPKDLRSLVQSRRYTRARIPSQHNAETDEPAAAPS; translated from the coding sequence ATGCGCAAAGGTGCGATCAGCCGAGACGGTGTCCTCAAGGCCATGGCGGAGTATGACGAATTGGGTCGTGACAGGTTCCTGTCCGAGTACGGGTACAAGCCAGCAACCGGGTATCTCCTCTTACACGAGGACCGGACATACGACTCGAAGGCCATCGCTGGTGTGGCCCACAAGTTCGATCAAGGTCGAGTGCTGAGGCCGGACGAGTTGATCGGGGGAAGGTCGCACGCCGCCAGGTGGCTCGCCCGACTCGGCTTCGTAATCCGTTCGTCTCGGAGCCCCGATTGGACGCGTGACGAGATCATCCTCGCCTGCGACCTGGCGATGGCCAACGGTTGGAAGCGACTGGAGTTCGACGACCCACGCGTGATCGAGCTGTCTGCACAGCTACAGACCATGCCGATCCATCCTGAAGAACTACGCAACGAGCTGTTCCGGAATCCCAACGGCGTAGCTCGCAAAACGGTTGACATCACGTCCCGGCACCCGGGCTACCGGGGAAAGCCCACGAACGGCAATGCGCTTGATGTCGAAGTCATGAACGACTTCCTCGCCCGGCCGGCTGAGATGGCGGAGGTAGCCCAGCGCATCCGGCATGGCCTTACCGCAGGCGAATTCCAGGACCTGCCTTCGGAGGCCGAGGAGGAAGACGACTACAGCGCGCCCGAGGGCAGGTTGCTGATAGGCCGCCACAGGAGCCGCGAGCGGGACAAGGGGTTGCGCAAGAGGAAGATCGATGCGGTGTTGCGCCAGGGCCGTCAGCTCGCCTGTGAGGCATGCGGCTTCGACTTCGAGCAGGTCTACGGCGACCGCGGAAGCGGCTACATCGAGTGCCACCACGTCGTTCCCCTGCACGAGGCCGGCGAAGGCCGGACCAAGCTCAGCGATCTCGCTCTCATCTGCGCAAACTGCCACCGTATGATCCACCGTCGTGCTCCCTGGCCGACCCCGAAGGACCTGAGGAGCCTAGTCCAGAGCCGCCGGTACACCAGGGCACGCATCCCTTCCCAGCACAACGCAGAAACCGACGAACCTGCCGCGGCCCCGTCGTAG